One segment of Macrotis lagotis isolate mMagLag1 chromosome 1, bilby.v1.9.chrom.fasta, whole genome shotgun sequence DNA contains the following:
- the LOC141509198 gene encoding olfactory receptor 14A16-like, producing MHNQTTITSFLLMNFSDNWELQILHAIIFFLIYLAALMGNLLIILVTTIDHHLQTPMYFFLKHLSFIDLCYISVTVPKSILMSLTHRNSISITECATQIYCIVLFISAELSLLTVMSYDRYAAICHPLQYEILMNRGACVQMATATWVSGNLAGIMHTVSIFSIPFCKANVLGQFFCEIPHLLKLSCLQPNLAEIGSIITTTILGLGCFFCVVTSYVYIFSTVLRMPSIDGRSKAFFTCLPHLVVTMVFVTTAFVAHVKPTSDTPSLTDLLVSVFYVVVPPTLNPVIYSLRNKDMKEALGKLLR from the coding sequence ATGCACAATCAAACAACCATCACATCCTTCCTCCTTATGAACTTCTCTGATAACTGGGAGCTGCAGATCTTACatgctataattttcttcctgatTTATCTGGCAGCCCTGATGGGGAATCTGCTCATTATCCTTGTCACTACCATTGATCATCACCTTCAAACTCCTATGTACTTCTTTCTGAAGCATTTGTCTTTCATAGATCTCTGTTATATTTCCGTCACAGTTCCCAAGTCCATCCTCATGTCTCTGACTCACAGGAATTCCATCTCTATCACTGAATGTGCTACCCAGATatattgtattgttttgtttatcAGTGCTGAGCTGTCCCTGCTGACAGTGATGTCCTATGACCGATATGCAGCCATATGCCATCCCCTGCAATATGAAATCCTCATGAACAGAGGAGCCTGTGTACAAATGGCAACTGCTACTTGGGTCAGTGGAAACCTTGCAGGCATCATGCACACAGTCAGCATTTTCTCTATACCCTTCTGTAAAGCCAATGTCCTTGGCCAGTTCTTCTGTGAGATCCCTCATCTGCTCAAACTCTCTTGTTTACAGCCTAATTTAGCTGAAATTGGAAGTATAATTACAACTACAATTTTGGGTCTTGGCTGTTTTTTCTGTGTTGTTACCTCTTATGTCTACATTTTCTCCACTGTTCTAAGGATGCCATCTATAGACGGCAGGTCCAAAGCATTCTTCACATGCCTGCCCCACCTCGTTGTGACTATGGTATTTGTTACCACTGCCTTTGTTGCTCATGTAAAACCCACCTCTGACACTCCTTCCCTTACTGACTTATTGGTGTCTGTGTTCTATGTTGTGGTACCCCCCACCCTCAACCCTGTCATCTACAGTTTGAGAAATAAGGACATGAAGGAAGCTCTGGGAAAGTTGTTGAGGTAG
- the LOC141509203 gene encoding olfactory receptor 14A16-like, with amino-acid sequence MGNLLIIFITAIDKCLQTPMWFFLKHLSFIDLCFISVTVPKSILTSLTHRNFISITECATQIYCFILFICAELSLLTVVPYDRHAAICHPLQYEILMNRGACLQMAAASWVSGNLAGIMHTVSMFSIPFCKASVLGQFFCDIPHLLKLCCTQPNLAEIGSIITTTIWGLGCFFCMVTSYVYIFSTVPKMPSTEDRSKAFFTCLPHLIVTMVFVTTACFAHVKQTCDTPSLIDLLVSVFYVAVPPTLNPVIYSFRNKDMKEALAKLLR; translated from the coding sequence ATGGGGAATCTGCTCATTATCTTTATCACTGCCATCGATAAATGCCTTCAAACGCCTATGTGGTTCTTTCTAAAACATTTATCATTCATAGACCTCTGCTTTATTTCTGTCACAGTTCCCAAATCCATCCTCACCTCTCTGACTCACAGGAATTTCATCTCTATCACTGAATGTGCCACCCagatatattgtttcattttgtttatctGTGCTGAGCTATCCCTGCTGACAGTGGTGCCCTATGACCGACATGCAGCCATATGCCATCCCCTGCAATATGAAATCCTCATGAACAGAGGAGCTTGTTTACAAATGGCAGCAGCTTCTTGGGTCAGTGGGAACCTTGCAGGCATCATGCACACAGTCAGCATGTTCTCTATACCCTTCTGTAAAGCCAGTGTCCTTGGCCAGTTCTTCTGTGACATCCCTCATCTGCTCAAACTCTGTTGTACACAGCCTAATTTGGCTGAAATTGGAAGCATTATTACAACTACAATTTGGGGTCTTGGCTGTTTTTTCTGCATGGTTACCTCTTATGTCTACATCTTCTCCACTGTTCCAAAGATGCCATCTACAGAAGACAGGTCCAAAGCATTCTTCACATGCCTGCCCCACCTCATTGTGACTATGGTATTTGTTACCACAGCATGTTTTGCTCATGTAAAACAAACCTGTGACACTCCTTCCCTTATTGACTTATTGGTATCTGTGTTCTATGTTGCGGTGCCACCCACTCTGAACCCTGTCATTTACAGCTTCAGAAATAAGGACATGAAGGAAGCTCTGGCAAAGTTGTTGAGATAG